In Aquiflexum balticum DSM 16537, a single genomic region encodes these proteins:
- a CDS encoding acyl-CoA dehydrogenase: MNFEYTEEQLAVRDAAREFTQTELLPGVIERDTEAKFPAEQVRKMGELGFLGMMVDPKYHGGGMDTISYVLAMEEISKIDASASVCMSVNNSLVCWGLEKYGSEEQKEKYLKRLATGEILGAFCLSEPEAGSDATSQQTNAELKGDYYILNGTKNWITNGNSASIYLVIAQTDASKGHKGISAFIVEKNWEGFVIGKKEDKLGIRGSDTHSLMFSDVKVPISNRIGEEGFGFTFAMETLNGGRIGIAAQALGIASGAYELALAYSKERKAFGKPISQHQAIQFKLADMATQIEAARLLVLKAAWLKDQGEDYAFASAMAKLYASEVAMNVTIEAVQVHGGYGYVKEYHVERLMRDAKITQIYEGTSEIQKIVISRSIIR; this comes from the coding sequence ATGAATTTTGAATACACAGAAGAACAATTAGCCGTTAGGGATGCTGCGAGAGAGTTTACCCAAACAGAACTTTTACCGGGTGTAATCGAAAGAGATACAGAAGCAAAATTCCCTGCAGAACAGGTAAGGAAAATGGGAGAGTTGGGTTTTTTGGGTATGATGGTTGATCCCAAATACCATGGCGGGGGTATGGATACCATTTCTTACGTATTGGCGATGGAGGAGATTTCAAAAATTGATGCCTCTGCCTCAGTTTGTATGTCCGTCAACAACTCCCTAGTATGTTGGGGTCTGGAAAAATACGGAAGCGAAGAACAAAAGGAAAAATATCTTAAGCGTCTGGCAACGGGAGAAATTCTTGGTGCTTTTTGTCTTTCAGAGCCTGAGGCAGGTTCAGATGCAACCTCCCAACAGACAAATGCGGAATTGAAGGGAGATTATTATATCCTTAATGGAACAAAAAACTGGATTACAAATGGGAATTCGGCCAGTATATATTTGGTAATCGCACAGACAGATGCGTCCAAAGGGCATAAAGGTATTTCTGCATTTATTGTAGAAAAAAACTGGGAAGGATTTGTAATTGGGAAAAAAGAAGATAAATTGGGCATCAGAGGCTCGGACACCCATTCTCTCATGTTTTCAGATGTTAAAGTTCCCATTTCAAATAGGATTGGAGAGGAGGGTTTTGGATTTACCTTCGCTATGGAAACATTGAACGGTGGAAGGATCGGAATCGCAGCACAAGCCTTGGGTATTGCATCTGGAGCATATGAATTGGCTTTGGCTTATTCAAAAGAAAGGAAAGCTTTTGGTAAACCAATCAGTCAACATCAGGCTATACAATTTAAGCTTGCTGATATGGCTACACAGATTGAAGCTGCAAGATTATTGGTATTGAAAGCTGCATGGCTCAAAGATCAGGGTGAGGATTATGCTTTTGCGAGTGCGATGGCAAAATTGTATGCATCAGAGGTTGCCATGAACGTGACCATTGAAGCTGTACAAGTTCATGGGGGTTATGGCTATGTGAAAGAATACCATGTGGAAAGATTGATGCGTGATGCAAAAATTACACAGATTTATGAAGGAACCAGTGAAATTCAAAAAATAGTCATATCAAGAAGTATAATAAGATAA